The Raphanus sativus cultivar WK10039 chromosome 2, ASM80110v3, whole genome shotgun sequence genome includes a region encoding these proteins:
- the LOC130498686 gene encoding uncharacterized protein LOC130498686, with protein MLHSDPLLRGSKPIEKTLIGLEMLLIDEQETVIQGFIPSGGVKKYLPDMKQESVYSLGSKNKSVYRVADHSVTVSFSWSSIISVLKYSTIPFGEDNFWFHSYQEFKANCDLQSDLYDVVGHMKLVNG; from the exons ATGCTACACTCTGATCCACTTCTTAGAGGCTCGAAACCTATTGAAAAAACACTTATTGGTCTCGAAATGCTCCTCATAGATGAACAG GAAACTGTTATTCAAGGATTCATTCCATCAGGAggtgttaaaaaatatttgccTGACATGAAACAAGAATCAGTTTACAGTCTCGGATCCAAAAACAAATCGGTGTATCGGGTTGCTGATCATAGCGTAACCGTTTCTTTCTCATGGAGCTCTATCATTTCGGTTCTTAAGTACAGTACCATCCCCTTCGGAGAGGACAATTTCTGGTTTCATTCATATCAGGAATTTAAAGCTAACTGTGATCTCCAAAGTGACCTTTACG